TTCGAGCAGGCTCATTAGTCAAAGACCCCAAACGTGTGCCTCTGGATCTGATGAGTTGGTTCCTTTGACGTCGGATCATCTCTCGATCACGATTTTGGCCGCCCAAACGACGACCGTGTCCCAGAAACGTATCAAACAGTCCCTGCTGTTCAATAACCCACTGCCTCCCCATCAGTTCGTCCAGCTTGGCATAGAACCGATTGTCATGAGGACCAAACAGATTATGTGTCAACTCATGCAGCATAGTTCCCATGATAGACTCTCGTGGCAAAAATTGGAACTCATCGGTTGGATTTCTCAGTCGCAACATGATCTTCATACCTCTATTAACATTCATTCCAAGCAGTCTCCTATCTCGAGGGAAAAATTCAACTAAAGAGCCAACTTTGAACTCATTCTCCCTCATCAGGTAAGAGACCCGATGAGCTATATCCTTTAAGAGTTCCAATGCATCCTCCTTACCTGGTTTCTTCTGCAATACAGCAACCTTAGCGACATGTGGATTCTTGTGCACCTCAGTGCTACCCATCACCGACCAGGCAGTCTGCCACAGGTCCCAATTTGCGCAATAAGACCTACTATTATCATGAAGAGCTTCTCTTGAAGTCGTTTCTCTCAAGTTACCCGCCGATTTTCCTAAGCGATTACAGCGTTTTAACGGCTGAAAGAAACGAGCTCTCAAGTCATTGAGAAGCCAGCGGTTCGCAGACTCATTTCATTTCCACTTGTTTTCGTCTATTTGTTACTACCAATTGAACGATTGCTTAGAGTTGGAATTTAAAGATGGCCAAGAAGCATAGTGGGACTGCCAATGGAAAGGCCAAAGAGAACGGATTATCCAATTCCAGGTCAAAAATCGCAGCTAAGAGCACCGAATCAATCAGCAATTTGACAAGGCCACAACTCTACTCTATttacgatgaagatattaCCAACAGTGAGGAGACTTTgtcatttgaagagatcaaacGCTCGAGAGGTGAGAGTTTAGACGATCGTGGGCTCTCCACTGAACCTCGtttgacattttcagcGGGTTCTATGCTGAGTAACAGTTCTGAACTTAAGGCCAGGAAAACCTGGTTGTCGAAAGCTGtgaattttttctttgctACATCACTACTATCCATAGCAGGCATATCCTACCATGAATTGTCAAGGCAATTACACGATAACCACCTTTTACATCCAGATTTCGCTTCAAGACCACTTTCTCTCGGTGTGGAGATTTCCAACTTGTTGACTGGAGGAAGAGTCCCTGATTGGGGAGCCTATGCCCTTGAAGGTATTCTATTTGGGTTGTCTATCCCACTAATGGACCacattttcaacatcaaGACCCCTCGCAACTCTGTGGGCTCCATTATAAGAAGTGTCAATGCAATGCTTGGAGTCACTTTTGGTATCAGACGTGTGGAatggtcttcttctttgcaagcTGCAGGCGCTTGGGGTTTATTGAACATAATTCTATGGCTTCTCTTTGACAGCACAAGCTCTATGTTCTTCGGCTGTTCATTCATGGGGTTACTTGCCTGTGCGTCCTGTTACAGAGAGGTCAGCGACAAATCTCAGTTCCTATATTTCATGGATTTTTACTTCCTGGGCCTACTGCTTTTCGGTAAATTAGGAAGATATCTATTTTCCCAATAATTGAAACCTTGTACACTTTCTTCACGTTCCTCAAGTCACTCACATTAAAACATTATATAGACACTATCGCTAAATGGACTATTTGTTCGGAGACCTTGGTGGTGGACCGCTCGAGATACTCCCCTGCCTCGAAACAGAATCTCCAGCACTACTACTCATTCTCCTCCGTATTATCGACTCTCTTAATCCACTGGGGTTCGTCACCGGCAGATTGTTGTGGCTTGCCCCTTCAGATTGAATTACTCCAGCTTTGCTCAGCGCATAATCACCACTGTCAAAATACCTACGTTCTTGCATCTTATGCTTAAACAGATCCTTCTTTGACGGTAATTTTCCGTACATCTTGTAAAGTTTTAATTCTTGGGGAGTCAGTTTCGACAGATCAACGTTCTGCTCCTGGCGAGCCTTTGTCAAATCCACTGTACTATTCGTTGGAGATATATCACCCATTATCAAATCTTAATTACTCAGTTCGATCAAGAGCTTCTAATACTCGTTCTTGGTTTCATTGCATATTCAATGGTCCTTTATCTGCCTGGACCTTTAAAGGCTTTAATGCGAATTGTCGTGACCCGGCTCCTTACGCTAAATTAGCAAAGCCCTTCAGGTAAGAAACTTTCAtatggatgaaattggtTGACGAAAGAGTGTTCTAGGAAGCATTGGTCTTTAAATGCCAACTGAGCTGTAAGGAATTGCTAGATTGAGGGTTTGATTTAATACTGCGCAGAGTTCGGAGGAAAACCGGttgatttttgaagatattggACGGAGATGATTTGCATATTACGACTCGTGGCAATTCTAGCGCTTGGAATTGCGATTGCAGAGTGTGAAGTTCGCAGTTATGCCGATTATATGGTTTGCCGTTTCCAGACACCGGATCAGAGACATgtaattgaagatattgtGCGACCTTTGACTAATGACTACGATATATGGACCCGCAATGAAGATTTTATTGATATAAGGTTACCGAAGAAGGTTGGCAAACTAGAAGGATGTGATGTAATGatagaaaatttggatcaGGTTATCGAGGAATCGTTTCCCAACAGGATggagattgatgaagttcGCTCGAGTGGTCAAGTACCGTTTGATACACTAGGATCatcagatttcttcttccatgaGTATAGGGACTTGGAGACTATTTACACATGGCTTGATCTTTTGGAGCACAGTTTCCCTCATTTGGTCACAATCGAATGGGTTGGTGAAACATATGAGGgaagatctttgaaagcacTTCATATTTCGACAAAAAATCCAGAGACAAACCCCGAAAAGAAAACAATTATCATGACAGGTGGAATACATGCTCGTGAATGGATCAGTATTAGTTCCGTGTGCTGGACAGTGTACCAATTGTTGACAAAATATGGggtttcgaagaaagaaactaaATATTTGGATCACTTGGATTTCCTTATCATTCCAGTGTTTAACCCCGACGGGTACGCCTATACTTGGGAGCACGACCGTCTATGGCGTAAGAATCGTCAGGAGACATTTGTCCCAAGCTGTCCGGGAATCGATATCGATCACTCATTTGGATTCCAATGGACTTCAAACAATGAGTTTCCGTGTAGCGAAGAATACAGTGGCGAGCAGCCTTTTGAAGCCATCGAAGCTTCATCATGGGATCACTATTTGAACACTACCAAGGGTGAATATAAAGTTTATGGCTTCTTAGATTTCCATTCGTATTCGCAAGAAGTACTCTATCCTTATGCCTACTCATGCGAAGCGGTTCCTCGTGATCTAGAGAATTTGCTTGAGCTCTCCTACGGTCTATCCAAGGCTATTCGCAACAGGTCGAATAAGTACTACAAAGTGACTGCCGCTTGTAAGGATAGAGGTTCTGATTTAACCCCAGGTCTTGGGTCAGGTTCGGCGCTCGATTTCATGTACCACCATAGGGCTCACTGGGctttccaattgaaattgCGGGATACTGGCAATCATGGGTTCCTGCTACCATCGAAATTCATCGCACCGGTTGGCAAGGAAACTTATGCCGCGGTCAAATACTTTTGTTCATTTATATTGGACCCTTCTGTATAAGAAAATTTATTTAATGTCTTAACAAGTCATACAAGCTGTATTTCCTATTCAACAATACCGCTGAGACTGCAACCGCGATAATGTACACTATCGTCTTGTAAAGATCTACAGGAACTCCCAACTTGCAATTAATTACCGAGACGTTTATGGGGACCATTGTACCTGGCTTCATGGTAGGGTATGAGTCATTTGTAAtggtgaatttgataaaaatACGGGCTTCTTCACTCGTGGTGCCTTGCAGACTAGTTGAATGCGGTACTATAAACCAACCCATCTCGTCAATGGATACAGGGTCCAACGCAGTCCAACAAATTTTAACTTGATatacttcatcaatttgtAAATGTTGCAATTGGATGTACGTTGGGTTAACCTCTCCAATATGTGTCTCGATAGTTTCTTTGGCATGGTTGGAGTTATTTAGTGAGATCCTCAATGGAAATTGGTCATCGATATGATTGCTAGTTCCCACTGGGAAGTCCTTCGGAACTTTTACCAAAAATGATTCCGTATTCGCTATTACCAATACAAATAGTGAATTGAGCCAAATAAACCAGCTCCAAAAAAACCGTTTCATCTTCTATTGTCTGTTTGTACTATCCTGCTCATCGGCTTCAAAGGTGCACAACTATTGAATAACGGATAaccttgaaaagttcaacaaACGAAAATATACCAAGTCGTGTTAGAGCTCGCTATGGGGCGTTATAAGggcttcaaatcttcagtAGAAGCTCTTGATGATAACGACGATCATCTTTATGAGCAATTTTTACAAGAGTCGGCAGCTTTGGAGAGGGATCAACAACGATTAACGCAAGATATACAACAGGAGTTACGATCCACATTGGATGGCATTATGGAGACTATAGAAAGTGAGGTACAGCATAACAGGAGGCAAAGAGAAGCGAATGAGAATGCTAACTATCAAGCAGGCACAAACATACATAACCCTAACCATAACCCAGATATCGCCAGACAGGGACCACTCTTTGTACGCAGGAGGCCataccttcaaatcttcataAGAAATCTACTGCTGTTGGATTATTTTGTTGTCTTACTGCTCTTCCCATTCTCACTGTACAATATATTAAGATGCGGATTTAGCTCTGTGACCTTCTCAGAGACAGATTTTGTCAATGACATACTCACGTACTGCCGTTACGTAAATGATTTCGTTAGCCTCGAAGGATCCTACCGCCTGATTGATGTGAACATGGATCTTTTGAGCAAGTTCCATAACATCATAGTGTACTACACCTGGCCCACGGCGAGGTCAGTAATTTTGACGTATGGTCTATCGGATCAGGCTCAAAATACTATTCTTTCCGGATATCAACTACTCGTCAAATCAGGTGCTGTATTGATATATCTGCTGTACGGTATCGGTGGTACTGTTTATCTGACCATGGCgggcttcttcttctccatttGTTTAATGATTACACTAGTAAGGAGGTACAAGAACGTACAAAGGATCGTGGCCGCCAGTATAGAGAGTTCTGCCAGGATTCCCGGAGTTTTGTAAGGTCTGATGCATTACGCAACCAAACAAGCGCAATCTTCAACATAGATGTGCATTTACAAGAGCTTATTGATAATGAGCCAATTAGTGAAGGCGATATGCCCAATGACCCAACGGGATGCCATTGCTCAAAAGATAGAATTTCTACGACGGAGAGCGCTCAGTTTAAGCAGTGACTTTGATCTCGCTTATCGGTTATACAAGAAGCAGGCTTCCTaacgtctttgaaagcctAATGATCACCAAGAGGTCTCTGAGCATTATATAGGTCGATACAGTAGCCATAAGCCAGCTTGAAGCAGGTCTTTACGCATGTGACCTTCCTCACGTGCTGATCTCTTCCGCGCTCGCATTCGTCAGTGCCTGGGGAGTTCCAACTTTGAATTGTTTTAAAGACCACCTAAAACAATGATGTAGCGCAGTTAGCTATTGACCTTTTAAGCATACTCTGGTCATAAATTTAGTAAATTTAATTTGCGGCCCTTATAAGTATTCTGTTCTAAAGGCGAAATTTGGTGTTCCTAAGATCCCTACCGTAAGAACAATATATTGAACACTTACGACAAACCTGCTCTGACATTCCCAGAAAGAGGACCAGTGGCAGTCCCCAACTTTAAGAGCTGCTACCCCATTTGTACAATTGACTGACGCGTTCGTGTCCAGTTAATCCAGATAGGAGATCGATGTCCCTACCGTCCGCCTGTCTCCAAGTCCATGATAGAGCTCGCTCGAACGAATTTGATAGGTTGAAGTCGCGAGGCTCCAGCTCATCTATATCGATGGGCGAAGAATTGACGACTTCAAGTAATAATAGTGAATCTGGTACAGATTATCAACATCAACAGCCGATACGAAATTCTGGCTTGAAAATACCAGCtaagcttgaagaagatcccAAGGGTAACAAATCAGATGAACCGAAATTCCTGGATGAAGGAAATGCTCTTTTCCAATACATAGATCCACAACCAGCGAACCCGCCTAAATATGCAACTATCAACCCTAATAGGAGAATACGGTTTCCGATCTATGAATGCATTGAGAGATGCCCGCGAGATGCAGTTCCTCCAAAATATTCGCCCGCAGTGGATTCCTTTACCGTTATTTCGATGAAAGTAGAATGGTTATCGCCATATGAGGCTTCGCCATCGAGACAATGGAAAAACTATATTATGGAGATTAATTCCACTCAGTTAAATTTCTATCGTATCGATGACTCATTAACAGCAGGAATCAAGAATTATTATAATGGTGATCAAAAGGTGACTAGTAGTCACAGTCATCATTCCCATTTATTTTCTCTCTCATCGAGAAGCACTTATCAGTTCAACAAAGCTGACCAGGAACGAATTAGCATGAGTATCAAcaagaacaggaagaaaTATCTTACAAATGATAGAATCGTCAAAACCTACTCGTTACAGTGTGCTAAACTGGGGATTCCCACAGACTACACGAAGAAAACATTTGTTCTACGAATGCGTTGTGAATCCGAGCAGTTTTTGCTCAACTTTTCACATGTCGACGATATGATCATGTCGACCATGTATTTACAAATGGGTATTTGTGTGTCACTAGATCTGGACCTCAGAGAGCTTCCCACTTATCGAGTAGTGCCGCGTAGGAGAAGGCGtaggagaagaaaaaacagAGATGGCTTCTTTTCCGATAGCCATAGCAGATCCAACTCAATTTCGCGGTTGCACATCAATGGGACACCTCCGCCGTCTGGGCATGGACGAGTGAAGACCCCGAAGGAAGAGCATTCAGCGGAAAAAATGAAGACTACTAGAAGTCTGACCTCATGCATTTTGAACATGCATAGCAGATCCCCATCAGCTGGGCGCGAATCTAAAACGCGCACTAGGTCCACTCCATCAAGTAGGAAGGGCTCGGTGACAGAGGAGACTACCGGTTCTCCTGGTTTGAAGTCTAAGTTGAGAGGCCTTTTTAAGAACAGAAGAACTGTTTCAACACGACAAATCACattggaaaaatttcagTCTCAAACTAGAGGTTTGAACAGTGTCTTGGAAGACgccgaagaagaggatcCAGGTATCGTTAGAACTAAATCCCTGCCGGCAAAAGAACTTCCAAATAACACCATACTTCCATCACCAGCTCTGAATGCTGACCGTTCCATTTCTAGGAATTTACCACCAGATATGAATTTAATGAAGAGCCATGCATCGGCGTTTACcaatgatcaaaagaataatttCTTACCAATGACCCCAGAGGAGGAGTTGATTTCACCGGGAATGACTTCTCTCGATTCGTATCCTGTTCAAAGATACAATACTCATACTCAGCGTGAAATCGATGAGTTTAGAGCAGTTGTGCGCGAGCATGCAGAAGATGCCCATGTTGTCGAGAATGAGAATGAAACAATGGGCTGCCTGGACATGGGAGCCCTTGAAGCggatgatgacgatgacgatgaagaagaggaaggaGAGgacgacgatgatgacgcAAGTGGTACTGGTCGGACAGGATCTAGATCTGATCCTCCACGATCAGTTTATGCTGACGAGGGAATCTTCCACGACAGTGACGACGATTACGTTTACACCATGGAGAGAAGGATAGGTTACAGAAACCGCGCGTCTTCCACCACAAGTGCTTTGTCTAATACTCCGTACGGCAGTGATGAAGTGAAGTGGAATCCACCCATCAAGGAAATGTCTCGCAGGCGTTACATAAGAGACTCTCTCAGATGTATCAAACCGCTATCCGAGGGACACAGATGGATTGGTAAAGTAGTAGTGCATCCTACCAGGCCACCGCTCTTTGAAACAAACAACCCACCAATAACTGTTGGAGTAACTCTGCCAGATACAAGATTAAGCAGAGGGAGATACACTCCTTCACAAGACTATTTTTACGGAGAAGTTGAATACAAACAGACTAAGAATCATTATCTCAAGGTGCTTATTGCTGGACCTGCTGGTTTTTAAAAGCTGGAACGAAAGTTTTCAACCAGTCGCAGGAAACCTAAGGCATTTTATTTTCGAGCGAGTGGGCTTACACAACAGAAATGAATAACGAAAATGAACAACAAACATTGAATTATGCTATTTGAACGGTTTATTAAGTTATGTACTCATCTTAAAGCATCGACATAAAAAAAAACAATCAAAGTCAATTACCGAATGAACTAAAAAATTAGATGCAGAAAGCTATCGAATCTCACGCAtcatgaagatttctttctcaaagcCTAAGCGATAACACAGCCGTAATAGGACGTCGAACCTCCAAGCATGAAGTTGTCCTTCTTCTCGGAAGAAGTATCTTTTTTGGTCGCTTGTGTAGTTGGTTGCATCGAATGGTATAAATTAAAATCTCTAGTTGATGATTTTCTACTCCGAACCAAATCCTGCTTCAAGAGAAATTCCAGCTGCTTTTATACCcagatttttcagataAATGATCATCAGTAGCACTGGCTCATCCCATGTTTCCATCAAACTTGTTACAAGGGTCCAACCCCATGTAATGTACCGAATTAGGTATTGAACATGCCTAACAATACTCCAAATATGCAGAGTAGCCCATCTCCACCAGCATAACTGATCAACTATACTTCCTCATGCAAGGCTCAAACAATATCAACGGTTTCAATTAGTCATGTAATTTGCCAATTGTGGTAATCACAATGGTGAAGTACCCCAGAGATCTGGTTTCAAGTCTCTAAACCACTTGAAAAACTAACATAATTCTTCACTACTGCAAAGGTAATCGCAGTGTCGAATTTGAGGACTATTGTCTTACTTGTGCACCATTATTACATTTGAGGTCGCTAAGATCACCTTCTGTGTACGCAAGTTCCTCTATAAACGGCCTTAGTGCAGTCATTGTCTCGTGTAGATTTTATCGCCGTTTGACATTCCCAATGCACGTAAGTGGTATCAGTAGTAACTGTCTCTAATGTAttgatttttatttttcatcCAGCGTTAATGAATTGATTAATTAGTCTGTTATACCAGGTACGGCACAACAAACAAAAGACATGCGAGtaagaagctgaaaagcCGTATTTTGTCGACTGGGTTTGCATCTTCAATGTCAGAGATTGGGTTTGCAATTGGTTGTTTAAATGTAGTTTGTGTTGTAGTATCTTCATTGTTAAAGTGGGAGAAACCTAACTTAGAGATCAAGCAGCTCCAATTCCCTTCAAATGACTCCTTAGATAGAAAAAAGTGTTTTAAAATGAAATAAGCCATGAGGAGCAGTATGCAAGCTGGAGCGATTACTGCCGCTGGGCCCTTGCGAAAGGCGCTTTTAGTTTTCATCTTAGTCTATAGTATATTATACGTCACAAAATGGATCTGGTCTGCATTTAATTCCTTCagcagcttcaaaagagcAGTGCAACTGGAAGTCTTCTAGTTAAGGCTTTGCCCGTTGGTCTAGTATTGTAATTTGCACTGGCGTCAAGAAATTCTGTAGTTCTCAGCTTCTAGCTGGAAGCTTAATGTAAGAATCTTTCGGTTGGCTGTAGATGCTGCTATTGACCTTTATCAAGGTTAGACGGGCTTCCTATGGTGCTCTATCTGTCAAGACTTGTTCGGCTAAAAATCACTTAACGATTCTCCTAAGAAAAGATCGAGAGGTTTAGATCCAGACAAGAACTCACAGCAAGAAAGTTAGTGAAGGATAACCCTTTCATAGAAATgagttcatcaaagagatccCTGAAGGAGATTCTGGATTCTGAATACGTCGAGGAGAGCGATGGTGATAGAGAAGGCATGCTCGATGGGGAACTGTCagacgatgaagacatGAACGATCCAAATATGTGTAACGAGTGTAAGGATATGGCCACCGGAATGATATGTAATGACTGTGAGGAGAACTTCTGTGTAGTGTGCTTTGAGATGTTGCATAGAGGGGGTAAAAGAAGAGGTCACGAATACGTGAAAGTAGGCGAGGATGCCCATAATGAGTCCCATGGTAGCAATGGCGCCAAATCAGAATCTTTAccagagaatgaagaagatcaaagaaagctTATTGAGAGTCTGAACGGCGTAAAAGAGAAGGATGAAGTTAAGATCCAGTCAACTACGCTTGGCACAAACTCCATTGATGACAAACTCTTGGCAATTCTTAACAAGAATGCGTATTTCGTTCCAATGAGATTGACCCCTGATGAGAGGCACCTTCTGAGATTACTTGAAGCGGCTTTACAAGTCTCTGAATATACCGATCGTGTTGACATTTTGTCATACAAATCGAAGGCCAAGAGAATTGTagaacaattgaaggaagttTGTTCTGTCTTGTCTGGTTTAGTTGTTGCCTCTGATATGAAAATCGgtaagaaacttcttgagatgaagaactttAGTGATAATGCCaaatggtttcaagatATCTTCGAGGTTGGAAGGCGTTACAAGATCATGAATCCAGAGAGGATGAGAGATACTTATGGGAAACTTTGTTATATGGTGATGGACTCTCGCCTTCCTCAGATCGAGGACCACATGGAATTTCATTTATTCAAACCTATTAAAACTGTCCATTCATTCTTGAGTTCCAAACCTGAAGATCAAGGGAAAGCATTGGGTATGCTGAACGATAAAATGGCACTCATTGCGACATCAAGTATTACTCCGGCGGGCAAGACGAGGAACCAAATAAACAGACTAATCAAGCAAAAGGAGACCGCCATAGAAAACTTAGCCTCGAAATACCATAGTAAGTACTACTCCAAGGAAGATATTCGTCAAGCCTTATATTCTATCGGTGACTATAACGCTTACATCAATATCAATAGACGTCCGATCATGAGAATGCTCGAAAGACTTGAATTGTTTCGCCATCAGGATGTTGCTGAAAAATACTCTATCGGAATTCAGTACGGAAGAAATGGTTCTCGTTTGACTCACGATCATGAAAGGCAGTGGCATTACGTGCAACAGTCCTTAACTCTGTGGTCAATCATCCAGAGGGAGATGGTCCATTTGTGGTACTTAGCAGACATCGATCTTTTCGATGGCACCCAATATAGGCTAGCATCAACGGGACATGGCTTAAACCGTATCAAGACGTGTCCCGCCATCTATAAGGAGATGCACAAGATTATAACTGAGTGCCGCTCCAAAACTAAGTCATGGGTGGGATCCTCTGTGGTTCATCTAGGAGACGATGCAGTCCCCAATGCGCTGTTCTTCCTCGACAAATATACCCAAGTACCATCAATTTTAATTCCGTTTGATCAGACCCTAatgaaaatcaatgaaCTGGTCcaaaatgatgaattgcTATTGGAAtatatcaacaaagaatatGGGTCTgtggaagatttgaagctAACCATCTTACAAGACGCTTTCGCACACATGTTCGACGGTTCAGGTGCAGACAATTTCTATATGAGCGGCTCCTGCATTGATGGCAGATTGACATCGGCATGGAATCACTGTAATGagattgcaaagaagaagtattACAACATTTTCTTACTAACTTCTTTTACAGGGTTTAATGGCTCCGAAGGCTTTTCCTCTTGATAATAGTTCCAGCATATAAACACAGAATAATTTGATAAATAGTGTGAATACGATCAATATAATGCTGGAAAAATCAATTAAGGCGTTGATTTTGTTATCTTGTACATAATGTCATTTAAAAGCGGTCTCGGGTAGATCAATATCCTTTAGCATATTGATAAACATGACTTAAAAACTGAATGATAGATGAAATACCGCTGTATAACCAGCCAGTGGTAATC
This DNA window, taken from Torulaspora delbrueckii CBS 1146 chromosome 2, complete genome, encodes the following:
- the WSS1 gene encoding metalloendopeptidase WSS1 (similar to Saccharomyces cerevisiae WSS1 (YHR134W); ancestral locus Anc_2.107), translated to MGSTEVHKNPHVAKVAVLQKKPGKEDALELLKDIAHRVSYLMRENEFKVGSLVEFFPRDRRLLGMNVNRGMKIMLRLRNPTDEFQFLPRESIMGTMLHELTHNLFGPHDNRFYAKLDELMGRQWVIEQQGLFDTFLGHGRRLGGQNRDREMIRRQRNQLIRSRGTRLGSLTNEPARTPREMAALAAERRAKDNKWCGENSQNVEQPSNEDLEVVLIDDDDELEPAKSHHDHIEVIDLT
- the TDEL0B04720 gene encoding uncharacterized protein (similar to Saccharomyces cerevisiae NSG1 (YHR133C) and NSG2 (YNL156C); ancestral locus Anc_2.108), with protein sequence MAKKHSGTANGKAKENGLSNSRSKIAAKSTESISNLTRPQLYSIYDEDITNSEETLSFEEIKRSRGESLDDRGLSTEPRLTFSAGSMLSNSSELKARKTWLSKAVNFFFATSLLSIAGISYHELSRQLHDNHLLHPDFASRPLSLGVEISNLLTGGRVPDWGAYALEGILFGLSIPLMDHIFNIKTPRNSVGSIIRSVNAMLGVTFGIRRVEWSSSLQAAGAWGLLNIILWLLFDSTSSMFFGCSFMGLLACASCYREVSDKSQFLYFMDFYFLGLLLFGKLGRYLFSQ
- the TDEL0B04730 gene encoding endosulfine family protein (similar to Saccharomyces cerevisiae YHR132W-A and YNL157W; ancestral locus Anc_2.109); protein product: MGDISPTNSTVDLTKARQEQNVDLSKLTPQELKLYKMYGKLPSKKDLFKHKMQERRYFDSGDYALSKAGVIQSEGASHNNLPVTNPSGLRESIIRRRMSSSAGDSVSRQGSISSGPPPRSPNK
- the ECM14 gene encoding putative metallocarboxypeptidase (similar to Saccharomyces cerevisiae ECM14 (YHR132C); ancestral locus Anc_2.110); this encodes MICILRLVAILALGIAIAECEVRSYADYMVCRFQTPDQRHVIEDIVRPLTNDYDIWTRNEDFIDIRLPKKVGKLEGCDVMIENLDQVIEESFPNRMEIDEVRSSGQVPFDTLGSSDFFFHEYRDLETIYTWLDLLEHSFPHLVTIEWVGETYEGRSLKALHISTKNPETNPEKKTIIMTGGIHAREWISISSVCWTVYQLLTKYGVSKKETKYLDHLDFLIIPVFNPDGYAYTWEHDRLWRKNRQETFVPSCPGIDIDHSFGFQWTSNNEFPCSEEYSGEQPFEAIEASSWDHYLNTTKGEYKVYGFLDFHSYSQEVLYPYAYSCEAVPRDLENLLELSYGLSKAIRNRSNKYYKVTAACKDRGSDLTPGLGSGSALDFMYHHRAHWAFQLKLRDTGNHGFLLPSKFIAPVGKETYAAVKYFCSFILDPSV
- the PGA1 gene encoding Pga1p (similar to Saccharomyces cerevisiae PGA1 (YNL158W); ancestral locus Anc_2.111) yields the protein MKRFFWSWFIWLNSLFVLVIANTESFLVKVPKDFPVGTSNHIDDQFPLRISLNNSNHAKETIETHIGEVNPTYIQLQHLQIDEVYQVKICWTALDPVSIDEMGWFIVPHSTSLQGTTSEEARIFIKFTITNDSYPTMKPGTMVPINVSVINCKLGVPVDLYKTIVYIIAVAVSAVLLNRKYSLYDLLRH
- the ASI2 gene encoding Asi2p (similar to Saccharomyces cerevisiae ASI2 (YNL159C); ancestral locus Anc_2.112), with amino-acid sequence MGRYKGFKSSVEALDDNDDHLYEQFLQESAALERDQQRLTQDIQQELRSTLDGIMETIESEVQHNRRQREANENANYQAGTNIHNPNHNPDIARQGPLFVRRRPYLQIFIRNLLLLDYFVVLLLFPFSLYNILRCGFSSVTFSETDFVNDILTYCRYVNDFVSLEGSYRLIDVNMDLLSKFHNIIVYYTWPTARSVILTYGLSDQAQNTILSGYQLLVKSGAVLIYLLYGIGGTVYLTMAGFFFSICLMITLVRRYKNVQRIVAASIESSARIPGVL
- the TDEL0B04770 gene encoding uncharacterized protein (similar to Saccharomyces cerevisiae YHR131C and YNL144C; ancestral locus Anc_2.113), with protein sequence MSLPSACLQVHDRARSNEFDRLKSRGSSSSISMGEELTTSSNNSESGTDYQHQQPIRNSGLKIPAKLEEDPKGNKSDEPKFLDEGNALFQYIDPQPANPPKYATINPNRRIRFPIYECIERCPRDAVPPKYSPAVDSFTVISMKVEWLSPYEASPSRQWKNYIMEINSTQLNFYRIDDSLTAGIKNYYNGDQKVTSSHSHHSHLFSLSSRSTYQFNKADQERISMSINKNRKKYLTNDRIVKTYSLQCAKLGIPTDYTKKTFVLRMRCESEQFLLNFSHVDDMIMSTMYLQMGICVSLDLDLRELPTYRVVPRRRRRRRRKNRDGFFSDSHSRSNSISRLHINGTPPPSGHGRVKTPKEEHSAEKMKTTRSLTSCILNMHSRSPSAGRESKTRTRSTPSSRKGSVTEETTGSPGLKSKLRGLFKNRRTVSTRQITLEKFQSQTRGLNSVLEDAEEEDPGIVRTKSLPAKELPNNTILPSPALNADRSISRNLPPDMNLMKSHASAFTNDQKNNFLPMTPEEELISPGMTSLDSYPVQRYNTHTQREIDEFRAVVREHAEDAHVVENENETMGCLDMGALEADDDDDDEEEEGEDDDDDASGTGRTGSRSDPPRSVYADEGIFHDSDDDYVYTMERRIGYRNRASSTTSALSNTPYGSDEVKWNPPIKEMSRRRYIRDSLRCIKPLSEGHRWIGKVVVHPTRPPLFETNNPPITVGVTLPDTRLSRGRYTPSQDYFYGEVEYKQTKNHYLKVLIAGPAGF
- the MFA2 gene encoding mating pheromone a (similar to Saccharomyces cerevisiae MFA2 (YNL145W); ancestral locus Anc_2.114); this encodes MQPTTQATKKDTSSEKKDNFMLGGSTSYYGCVIA
- the TDEL0B04790 gene encoding uncharacterized protein (similar to Saccharomyces cerevisiae YNL146W; ancestral locus Anc_2.115), translating into MKTKSAFRKGPAAVIAPACILLLMAYFILKHFFLSKESFEGNWSCLISKLGFSHFNNEDTTTQTTFKQPIANPISDIEDANPVDKIRLFSFLLACLLFVVPYLV